A region from the Canis lupus dingo isolate Sandy chromosome 9, ASM325472v2, whole genome shotgun sequence genome encodes:
- the SLC34A3 gene encoding sodium-dependent phosphate transport protein 2C isoform X3: protein MPNSLTGGQVPSHTLDTVGLVDRSLGNAGTSGSAPVLEEGEMDPWDLPQPKDTGQSWKELSVAGRVLRVVIGFLKACGLLGNLYLFICSLDILSSAFQLLSSKMAGDIFKDNVVLSNPVAGLVIGVLVTVLVQSSSTSSSIVVSMVASKLLTVQACVPIIMGVNVGTSITSTLVSMAQSGDRDEFRRAFGGSAVHSIFNWLTVLILLPLESATALLERLSALALGATSLEPGGQAPDILKVLTKPLTHLIVQLDTDMIASSASGNATNGSLIKRWCGTREVMTSGNSSDCGATISGPCPESNSSTVVEQLPCHHLFVGTELTDLAVGFILLAASLLLLCTCLVLIVKLLNSVLRGRVAQAVRKVINADFPFPFSWLSGYLAILVGAGLTFVLQSSSVFTAAIVPLMGVGVISLERAYPLFLGSNIGTTTTALLAALASPADMLLSALQVALIHFFFNLAGILLWYVVPVLRLPIPLAKRFGDLTANYRWVAIAYLLLSFLLLPLAAFGLSLAGSTVLAAVGGPLVGLLLLIVLVNVLQRHRPAWLPRHLRSWAWLPIWLRSLEPWDRLVSSCCPCKVCSPPQAAAKEAHCYENPEVLASQQL from the exons ATGCCGAATTCCCTCACGGGTGGCCAGGTCCCCTCCCATACTCTGGACACAGTTGGCCTGGTGGACCGGAGTCTGGGAAATGCAG GGACCTCCGGTTCTGCCCCAGTCTTGGAAGAGGGGGAAATGGACCCCTGGGACCTCCCTCAGCCAAAGGACACTGGCCAATCCTGGAAAG AGCTCAGCGTGGCCGGCAGGGTACTCCGGGTGGTCATTGGCTTCCTCAAGGCCTGTGGGCTCCTAGGCAACCTCTATCTTTTCATCTGCTCCCTGGACATCCTCAGCTCCGCCTTCCAGCTGCTGAGCA GCAAAATGGCTGGAGACATCTTTAAGGACAACGTGGTGCTGTCCAACCCTGTGGCTGGACTGGTCATTGGTGTGCTGGTCACAGTTCTCGTGCAGAGCTCTAGCACATCCTCCTCCATCGTGGTCAGCATGGTGGCCTCCAAGT TGCTTACTGTCCAGGCCTGTGTGCCCATCATAATGGGCGTCAACGTGGGCACTTCCATCACCAGCACCCTGGTCTCGATGGCACAGTCAGGGGACCGGGATGAGTTtcggag GGCCTTTGGTGGCTCGGCCGTACACAGCATCTTCAACTGGCTCACCGTGCTGATCCTGCTGCCCCTGGAGAGCGCCACAGCCCTGCTGGAGAGGCTCAGCGCTCTGGCTCTGGGTGCCACCAGCCTGGAGCCCGGGGGTCAGGCACCCGACATCCTCAAGGTGCTGACAAAGCCTCTCACACACCTCATCGTGCAG CTGGACACTGATATGATTGCAAGCAGTGCTTCAGGCAACGCCACCAACGGCAGTCTCATTAAGCGATGGTGCGGCACCCGGGAGGTGATG acTTCGGGGAACAGCAGCGACTGTGGAGCGACCATCTCCGGCCCTTGCCCCGAGAGCAACAGCTCTACGGTGGTGGAGCAGCTGCCCT gccacCACCTGTTTGTGGGGACTGAGCTCACAGACCTGGCTGTGGGCTTCATCTTGCTGGCcgcctccctgcttctgctctgcaCCTGCCTCGTCCTCATCGTCAAGCTGCTCAACTCTGTGCTGCGCGGCCGCGTCGCCCAGGCTGTGAGGAAGGTCATCAACGCTG ACTTCCCCTTCCCGTTCAGCTGGCTCAGCGGCTACCTGGCCATCCTCGTGGGCGCCGGCCTGACCTTCGTGCTCCAGAGCAGCAGCGTCTTCACCGCGGCGATCGTGCCCCTCATGG GGGTTGGTGTGATCAGCTTGGAGCGGGCCTACCCCCTCTTCCTGGGCTCCAACATTGGCACCACCACCACAGCCCTGCTGGCTGCCCTGGCCAGTCCTGCGGACATGCTGCTCAGTGCGCTCCAG GTTGCCCTCATCCACTTCTTTTTCAATCTGGCTGGCATCCTGCTGTGGTATGTGGTGCCTGTCCTGCGGTTGCCCATCCCGCTGGCCAAGCGCTTCGGGGATCTGACTGCCAACTACCGCTGGGTGGCCATTGCCTATTTGCTGCTCAGcttcctgctgctgcccctggcTGCCTTCGGGCTCTCCCTGGCAGGGAGCACGGTGCTGGCTGCAGTCGGGGGACCCCTGGTGGGGCTGCTGCTCCTCATCGTCCTGGTCAATGTCCTGCAGCGGCACCGGCCAGCCTGGCTGCCCCGCCACCTCAGGTCCTGGGCCTGGCTCCCCATCTGGCTCCGTTCTCTGGAGCCCTGGGACCGCCTGGTGAGCAGCTGCTGCCCTTGCAAGGTCTGCAGCCCCCCTCAGGCCGCTGCCAAGGAGGCCCACTGCTATGAGAACCCTGAGGTCCTGGCCTCCCAGCAGTTGTGA